TGCTGGCCCGGTCGCTctcggcaaatttgacaattttgacctcgggatgaaatcaattcacagaatgaactgcccgtgaaactatttcactcccctgacctttttgtgcagcgcctgccacgccggcgccacaccctacggtgcagcgcctagctcggggGCGTTGCACTCcagtccaccgtggcagccctaGGCCCCGGACCCAGCAGTGAGCGCCTACAAGGTAGGCGccacacatgtaatgtgcagcgcctagcccttaggcgctgcactgtgacttagaTGTCAGCCGCCCGCTCCCCCTTCCCCCACCCCACCCATTCGTTCCAGGAGGAGTTACAGAACAGGCGCGCCGGCGGCttcctcctctccccctctcaatcccctctcccaaATCCTTCAGATCCGACGATTTGACCCGTGCATTTCTTCACCAATCCATCCTAGAAGgtactctcctccgatccccttctttctatccataCAAAATATGGTATTTTGAAGATTTGAGGAatccttgtttgatttgattagatttgaatcttgcatgtattagaAATTTGCATGTATTACAACCCTTGTTTGTTTGATTTGTGGAAccctagtttattttattttattgaaaagatatggttggatacatagattgacatgttatttctATGGAAAAGTTATTTGTATGAAGTAGGCCTAGTTTAGTTTATTTGTACTGAAATTATACTCGTATTGAGAAGAATGATTTGTATACATATgctttgaatcttgcatgtagtaggcctactttagtttttttgaattgaaaagataatcatgttgacaagaatgctttgttgaaattgttaggatggtttggcttctcgatgatcattgggacaaacaacaccggtcgtacgctatgtcggtggagcagcgggtaatactgaaagtggacggtgttatgaatttcgtattttttttcaaacaaaaatgccccatatgtaatgttatgatttgtttgtttgtaggagcttgcacctctgaagcttcggtctcacggggtcacccttggatggatgcgctatgatgagcggtacacaccgtatgtaagggaggcaggacttctccctttcattcagttggtccgccggtcgacgccacccaacaatgttgtagcactcaccgcgcttattgatcattggaggccggagacacacactttccatcttcggaccggggagatgaccgtgacgctccaggatattgctatgatcaccggtcttcctatcgatgggaatcctttatgtatgaacaccgattctgatgggtggcgcgcacagatgcatgcccttatcggtatggttcctccggagcctcgggaaccagaagcagaagataagaagaaggaaagagtcgTAGCCGGCGCTACTTTCACGTGGATATCATCGAACTTCAGTACTTGCCCTGAGGATGCTAATGAGGACATGGTGAAGACAtatgctcgtgtctacatgtggtacgtgatatccaggactatgtttgctgatggcacatgcaagaatgctccatggatgtggctgaaggcgttgaccgtcttcgatagcaaatggagttggggttcggcgacactggcttacttgtatcgacaggtatgaagttgtttccttttcacttcattgatacattatcaatgcgctcttgcggcaaatttgaccatgttctcttttatgtgcagttggacgaagcctgttgtaggcacactggaggtattggtggttgtctgctcgcactttccatatggagctgggagcgttTGCCGGTTGGACGACCGAAGACCGTGAAGTACGAGGATTGGGACGACAAAGACGACCCACTACGGCTCCCCACTGACCGTTAAATGAGACGACGGATGATCCCTCGGTCATGTACAAGTTGTACAAGAGCGAGCTGGACGCGATCACGCCTGAGCAGGTGAACCGACATTGCATAAGTGATTATCATGCTTGTATCGTAACTCAATATCAATTTTGCATTCAATCCCATTTTGCAGGTGGAATGGAAGCCGTATGGAAAAGGAGAGAGTTTTGGTAACCCTATGGAGTTCAGGCTGAATCCGATGTGCACTAGGGATAGGGATCTCTGGCATATGcggtgcccactgatatgcaactgggcggttgagcttcacctgccacatcgggtgttccgccagtttggtttgttccagccacacccgccggagtgggaggacacggacaagttgctacacgcgtaagatataattaaccttgagcacttagcagcttctcgacggtttcgatgatgctaatattatgtttctaacttgcaggttggataggaaaaagcagcggaagatcaaggattgggccaaccatcacaggaagtatgtcgtgcagttcgctcttagtgtggagcaagtaagggctggaaaacgagcccagcttcgtgagcactgcccgatcgcgttcaacaactatctcacatggtttcttgcaagtacccgcgtggaggtatgcaagccggcgtatgctgaggagattctggaagaacccaccatttttgatgaggtagcccagcaccagtacaacgcattagtcaggaaaggcaactcagtgatcccttcagctccaatgatgaactttgtggttagccctttttgcttttccattcgcactattcacatcttcgcttgcctAACACTTTGATACCGTTTCTGTTCATAGCGTGCCCAGATCAAGAAAGCAGCTGATGAGACCGAGACTATTCTGGAAACAACCCCGGCTGGCAAAAGCGATGGGGAAGGTGCACTTCGAGCATTCATTAAGGTTCACATCTCCTTCAAACTAGCACTTAACATATGTTGCTACGTTCCATGTCTCATTCACTTGTACATGTTGCAGCGCCAGGGCCAAAAGTTAAGGCGGCTATCAAACCTTTTCGGTTGTCGTGACCCCGAGTATGTATCACCGGAACGGTCTAGGTCGGCGACACCATCAGATCCCGCTTCGGGGCAGGGCCATGGTGAACCTTTGGAGGATGAGGATGTGGGTGtggtcacccaagaggtatgGCATGACGATATATATCCATTTGTTGATGCATTGCTAACTATATCCTCACACACGGTCTTTCCATATCTTCTGTTGATGCATAGGTTGCTGATGATATGACCGTGGGGACGTACCAGGCTCGGTCTGCATACGAGTTGAAGCCTAGGAAGGGAATCAACAAGTACACACCTGAAGACTTCACCCAAAGAGGCCAAAGAGGCCAAAGGACGGTCGACACCTCGCGGATGGCGGCTTTGGATGACTATTTGGATGACTATGTAGATGACGTGGAGGaaccggagccggagccggagcagGTTCCTCTTCCTAGGAAGGTGAAGAAGATAAGCGTCAAGAGGAGGGAGGAGCCAGCAAGCGCGGAAAGCACTAGTCATCGTCCtttatttataatgttgaactTAGAGTGGAATTTGTTgtgtcgttgaacttggagtggtggtAGCTATTAGTAATGTGGAAtttgttatgtcgttgaacttggagtggtggtAGCTATTAGTAATGTGGAACTTGGAGTGGTGGTAGCTATCAATTGCGATGACCGGCCTACAATGTTCGAAAGCCCTCACACATTGCTCGAACGCCCAAAAAGCACGGCCAAATACTCTGACTTTCCTTCCTTCATGAACCGttgtttggtgcccatgaggctcgaccacatgaaccatgcccgggtttgtcgcggccatggctaacaacaacctagggattcggttgtatgcttcctcccatgtaccatacaacatcttaaatgtggcttgcttcgccttccatgccttgccgtatttcaccttgtaatgaaagatggctttcacaagatcaatgacatgttggacgctcattgttggaagtgtggatattgagttggagagcctgtaagcgatgaactcggacgtgagttgtttgtggtcttggcacacaatcttgccatccacccttTTGCCTGGGCACAAGTGAgttggcacacaactcactaatgccaagttggacctcctttccatggtcttgcacgcacaatccacggacatatttcatcttcacatgcacatgcaaccgtgtagcgcacattgacgtccgagttcaccaccttgtgtggacgataatgcgtaaccgagtagttgtcgagccacatcttcaattccaacaaggtgtcgaacttagaacctttagcaatccggttcttgtcgtctaccaaatcacggtgagagcttggcctaaccccaagaggtacacattggccaccatctaccacggcttcatccgcgagactaacatccttgaacaatgtagtccgatgatcccgaccaaataccttctcgaaagcttcggcctccttcaccgtgaacccctccgcatcaacttgttcatcgggaccatcgtcatccgagtccgatgcatatgcacgggaaaaagggatggaatggtccattgtctcttgcaaatgatatttgtcgagatcacccacattgttgtcatggagatcaacttcattgtcatcgtctgcatactcatcattgtcctcttgcaaagcttcatcttggttgtttgtaaacgggctcaatgttggcctcacttcttgggtcaaaagaggttcaacaatttcatctcgcttcaagggtggggggctactagcaaccaaaggggaggggttccggttcaagtccaaaggcaaacttgaatcaaccttcttcgttgcaaataactcaacagccttgtctagtgattcggccaccgtctccttgtatgcaacccaacgttgctccgagttgacatgcattgtcttccaacggatgtgcattccaaaaccaacattatgccttccctccaactcaatgatatcactagggtccatccaattcaaatctttcctaacttgttgcaagagctccgcatagctaggagtactatcaaacaccatgtcaagctcatccgggtccAGTTCTAtattgcctttcaaaaaggcggctttgtccccatgatgaacaaacacacatgttcttcccatccctataagcattcaaataacacaaggtaacattgcttccatgagtactaatccaaggataaacacggaatacaaaccctaatatatatatcaaacaacaaccctaaccctaaccttaaccctaaccctaaccctaaccataaccataaccataaccctagccctaaacctaaacctaactctagcaccaacataagaacacccataagaataaccctagcatactaacaaagcctaatcatagaaattggcaaacaaacatctcatatctccatgcaaatctctagatccaaacaaaactagggtttccccaaactagcaacaaatgagcaatgggagaactttacttggatcaaaacaaggggatcggagaatattaccttgagggagggtttgacttcgaaatccacggacaaattcttcaaatttgcaagatttgggagaggatttgagagggggagagagtgggagaggggccaaagctcggggagagagtgggagagtgtgtggtgtggggggtgggggaggggggccagcaaagtggctggataagtcatagtgcagcgcctagccgctaggcgctgcacattacatgtgtggcgcccagcgtctaggcgctgcacatttcatgtgtggcgcctagctcggaggcgctgcactgctgggtgcaggcccaggggctgccacggtggacaggaGTGCAACGCCGccgcgctaggcgctgcacagtacggtgtggcgccggcgtggcgggcgctacacaaaagggtcaggggagtgaaatagtttcgcacccaATTCATTCTGTGAAATGATTTCGTCCTGAAAttaaaattgtcaaatttgccgtcGCTCTCGTCCTGGCAGAGGTAGACAGGTAGCAGGCATTTCCAGCGATGCCGATAATTACCAGTGTGTATGCTCCGAAAGTCCGAATTTGTGGGCATGTTTGGTGTACCCGGATCACCCATTGCCTCCGCAGAAACGATGCATCCCAAGGATCATGTTTCGTTTTCGCGATGACGTGCGAGCTATATACTCTCTCCTTAATTTTGTTCTCTTTTTTTTTGCCGCATTTCTTCTCAGGGCATGGCCAGTTGTCACCGCACGGGCCACAACGTGCGTTCTTCACAGTGCAGTCGATGGAGGCAGGCAGGccggccggccacctcctccatgTAATTTCCCTTGATAGGATCGACGAATCCGACTCCATCGATCCCGGCTGTGAGGTCGCTCTCACCCTCCCTGCTGCCTTGGCCACTCCGATCTCCTTTGGGCTACTGTGACAATTTCATGGGCGCGACGCACCCTCTCGCTCTCCTACCTATAAGCAACTATGCAAGATCCAGCGGAGCGAATGGGCAGCACGACACGTTCGTCGCGTGTACCTGCAGCACACGCGTGGCTCGCCGGCAATGGAGCCTTGTACCCCAACGACTGTGATTAGCTAGAGCTTACGCGGCGACCGATCACGGCACTGCGACAGTGGCAGTGTGCATCGCCAGTTCACCAACGACATGCATAGTCCTGTGTGTGCGGCGTGATCACGTCCGTGGCACTGTAGGTAATTAGTACGTTTGGTGCGGGGAATAGCCGTAAGCTTAGCCATGGGTTCGACACGGACGCGGTGAGCCACATGCAGAGATGTTGTACGATCTGGCACGCCACGGCCTTGTTCCTTCTATCCGTGGGAGGCAGAGATTAGTACGTTTGGGGTGCCCGGCGAGGTAGAGTTTTAGTGGTGcggtattttttttattttttgagcatcaacaactttattttcttatataATAGACATATCGTTTACAACTTGAGAAAGAATAAAGTCAGGGATAATAGTCTCCTAGAATTCAGACGAGCTAGACATAAAAGAGTGCTTGCTAAACTATCAGTGACTGGATTAACTTCTCTGCAACAGAAATAGTAGCCAACACTTGCAAAGTCCAAAGCGAGATGAGTACATTCAACTAACACTGCCACATCCGGACCCATATAATCATTTGCATGGTTAACCGACTCGACTGCAGACATATAGTCAGATTCAATGACCAGCTTGTTGCATCCTATTTTTCTTGCCAGATAAAGACCATTTCAGATAGCATTTGTCTCTGTTGATTCAGCATTGCAAACATGAGGTAAAACCCAAGTCACAGCAACTATGAAGTTCCCCTTGTGGTCTCTCGCCACCGCTCCACTAGCTCCGGAAAGAGTTTCAAGGTGAAAAGATGCATCAACATTTATCTTAACAGTGCCATCAATCGGTTTTCGTCAGGTATGGATTTCTTTCCTGGTAGGTTGATTCAGTGTTGCAGCTCTGAAAAAAACATTTCCAGAACCAGGATTGAGACAGCCGAGCGACTAGGCTCCTGGACGACCTCTCCTTTTCCAATTTGACGCCTTTGCCACCATATATACCACATAGCTACCAAAATTAGCTCTGCCTTTGGAAGTTCATCAATCATCTCGCGGTTTTTCAACAAAATTTATAGAGTAACTGAACCGGACCTGTATTGATCTAGTACACGTTGGACAACATCCTATAAGTCAAGTTCGGTCCATGCCTCCTTCGCTCTTGAAAAATTAAAGAGGGCATGTTGTAAATCATCAAATCCAaccttacatattgggcatcgtGGAAGAACCGGTATGTGACGTCCAGCCAGGACACCTAGGAATGGTAATACACCCTTTAGTACCTTTCATCCAAAATATTTAATTTTCCTTGGAATGCAGAGTAGCCACAATTCCTTCCAGACCGGATTTATGTGCACACTGCCCTGGCCATCTGGTCTATTCATTTGGCCCCCAAATTGATTATTGAACTTCGCATGATACACCGACCGGACCAAGAAAGTTCCTGATCttatatattgccatgcaacaaaATCTTCCACAACCTCAGTCCGAAGGGGAATCTGTACAATTCTAGCGACATCCACCGGTGAGAAGATAGAATGAATGAGATCCAAATCCCATTGACCTGTATGAGGGTCAATCAAATCATGTACCAATGTTAACATAGTTCCTCCTCTTGGTGTAATGACTCTCCTTGTTTCGCTGGATGGGATCCATGGATCTTCCCAAATTTTTATTTGCGATCCTGAACCAACTCGCCATATACAACCTTTTTTAGAAGTATGAATTCCAGCAACTATAATTTGCCAAATAAATGAGGACCCTTTCTTTGGTCCAGCACTCCAGCTTTTAAAATATCACAATTTGGATAATACTTTGCACTTAGAACTCGAGCACACAAAGAATTTCTCGGTTTCCTAAGAATTTTTGATGTGTCAGTCGATTTGCCTGAAGCCCCAAGTCAGAGACGGGCACGCCTCAGTGAGGGATAGAGAGGCCTCGATTGGAAGTACGTAGTGGGCAACGATGTTTCTGGTGGAGATGAGTCAAATATTAATGGTTCAGAGTGTGGGGCAGGCTAGTGGTGAGACACATAAGCAGTGTGTAGAGGGACGGTTGAGCGCAGTGACAAACTAGCGGAGGTGGTATCAACGAGCTGGCAAGACGAGGCGCAACAGTGCCACCGGCTACGGGTGGCGGCAGTAGACGGTTCGGTGGCTAGAGCACACGACCGCGGACAGTGACCAGACACCACACCAAAAACATCCTTCACAACCATAAAACTCAAACTTTATACCTCAAATTCATACTACACATGCAAATAAAACCTACGTACTACATATGTAAGTAAAACTACTCATTGTCGAAGATCTCGACGATCTCCGTGTCCCGGCGCTGGGTAGACGGGCAAGTGCAGAAGCTCGGACACCTCCTCTGACTCCGCCTTCATGTCCAGTTCGATGAACAGCGCCTCCGTCGCTGCCTGTTCTTGCCGGATGAACTCAAGGATGGCGGTCTGCTCTATCATCTTCATCGCTTGGGCGGCCTCGTACTCCGCCTCCGTGTCCGccatggtgaagcctgtattcgGCAATGCCTCCTCTTCCGGctctgccgcctcctcctccatggGCTCCGGCTCCGGGTCCTCctgctcttcctcctcctcctcctcatcctccgaCGGCTCCTGCGAATCCGGAGGAAGGCCGGCGGCTTAACGAGCAGCCCACCTCGCCTGGATCTGCTCCAGCAGCTGCACCCGACGCTCTAGAGTGAGCATGGCGTAGGTGGTGATTCGGCGCCTCGGCATTGTAAGCGACGGACGGAAGTGAAAGTGCCGGTGGCGGAGAGGAGAAGGGAAAAGAAATGGGACAGGATAGGGTTCTATTGccgccgtccggcttaaatagccggtcgcccccccccccccccccccccccccaagcggCACGTGTCGCGAAGCAGAGGAGGCGCCCGTCAGACCAGCGATCTCTCCGCGTCTTCACTTAGGCCCTATACATCAATCCGACGTGACGGGCAGTGCCGGTCAGCCCGGATGTCCGGCTATGAGGAGCCCGGTTGGGTGGTCCGATTGTAGATGCTCTTGAAAATTCAAAAAGCCGACTATAGCAAAGGTGACCTTTATTAGTTTTTTTAGACGAAGGTGACCCTTGTTAGTGGTGCTGGCGTCGGTTTAATGGTTTTACCGCCGGCCGGTCGCTCGCGAGGCCA
The Aegilops tauschii subsp. strangulata cultivar AL8/78 chromosome 3, Aet v6.0, whole genome shotgun sequence genome window above contains:
- the LOC120975609 gene encoding uncharacterized protein, producing the protein MEFRLNPMCTRDRDLWHMRCPLICNWAVELHLPHRVFRQFGLFQPHPPEWEDTDKLLHALDRKKQRKIKDWANHHRKYVVQFALSVEQVRAGKRAQLREHCPIAFNNYLTWFLASTRVEVCKPAYAEEILEEPTIFDEVAQHQYNALVRKGNSVIPSAPMMNFVRAQIKKAADETETILETTPAGKSDGEGALRAFIKRQGQKLRRLSNLFGCRDPEYVSPERSRSATPSDPASGQGHGEPLEDEDVGVVTQEVWHDDIYPFVDALLTISSHTVFPYLLLMHRLLMI